The following is a genomic window from Longimicrobium sp..
ACTGCGCGCAGCAGGGGCTGGCGATCCGCTGCAACTCCATCCACCCGGCCGCCATCCTGACGCCCATGTGGGAGCCCATGCTGGGCGACGGCCCCGACCGCGAGGCGCGCATGGCCGCCCTGGTGCGCGACACGCCGCTGCGCCGCTTCGGGACGGTGGAGGAGGTGGCCGCGGCGGTGATGTACCTGGCATCGGACGACTCCGGGTACATGACCGGCTCGGAGCTGCACCTGGATGGGGGGATTCTGGCCGGCGCGGTGGCGTCACCGGACAGCGAATAAGGATTGGGGCGCTTCGGATGGATGGGGGTCCTCCACGGCGCGCCGAAGCGGAGCGCGGAGCGATCATGGGGATCGCTCCGCGCTCGTATTCATCATGAAAGTATCTACGAGCCGCGTGAGAGGCGGGCCCCTGGTGCCGGGTCAGCTCTGATTTCGCGACTTGAAGGAACACGGAACAACGAGGGGGCGGCGAGCCTTACGGTTTACGACGAACTACGGCATGCAATGCGTAGCGGAACTCGCGTAAGCTCTGGTCAGGTTACCGCGAATTCGCAGCCCTTTGAGCAGCGATAGTCCTTGTGATCAGAGTTGTGGGTTGAGCAGACGTAGTTGTTCGAAGTGATGCATTCCGTTGCTTGACCACAGGCTTGCTGTAGGCGGAACACCCCGTCGGATGGGCTGAACGTCACCGGCGCCGCCGCAGCAGACCCGGCAATCACGCACAGGCCGAACGCTTTTCGGATCGTCATGGTTCCTTGCTCCTGGTGGAAGTGTTGTTGCCCGCCGCCCCGCTATTTTCGATGCAGACAGCTTGAGACCTGGTTCGCGGCTGGCTGCTCACTGGACGAGTGAAGATGCTGCTCAGGTTCCCGCTCCGGCCCGAAGCACAGCCGGAAGCTCCCATTCCCCCACGGCTGGATGCGGTTCCGTGATGGCCGCGTAGAGGAAAGCGTCATCTGGCGACACCGCGAATGCGGTCACGCGACGGTCGAGCTGGATCTCGGATACGAAATCGCCGTTCCAACGGAAGACGTGGACTCGCTGGCTGCGTTGGTCGCGATCATCAGCCTCACGGCAACCGCAGAACATCACATAGACGTAACGGCGAGTCGAGTGGATGCCTGTGTAGGCCATCTGCCCCTGCGGATCCCAGTGGAAACGGGTGCCGCTGACCGTGTACTTCGCACTGGTCGGGCGGGGCCCCTCGACCGAGCCAAGGCGACGGCCGTCCGCCGAAAAGAAGTCGATCCGGCTGGCCCACTGATACGCAAGGGCCAGCCGGCCTCCGTCGGGGTGCGCCGTCAAGTAGCTGCGGTTGAGGAGTCTGCGTCCGACCGCATGCGGCATTGTACGAGCAGGGAACGGCTGGTCCGCCTCGATGCGCTGGACGGGACGTGCGGCACTGTCGATGACGAGCAGCGTATAGTCGTTGAAGAGACCGTTCGCAATGAAGCGTTCACCCACCCGGACCGGCTGCTCGATGCTTTCGCCGACGTTGAACTGCCGGCTCCTCTCGACGGCAAGCTCTCCGTCGGCAGAGGCTGCGAGAAGGGAGAGCCGACGGTTTTGGAAATCGTATACCCAGGACCTCGGCGGAGAAACAGATTCAACGATGAACGCGCCGGGATCCCGAAACTCGCTCGGCCCTTGACCGTCGCGACCAGCCCGTGCCTGCACCGCACCTTTGGGAAGGTCGATCAGCGCCAAGTGCTTACTCATGAGCCGATCGGTGACAAAAAGGTGCCGACCCACCGGCTGTATGCCTGTAACCGCTCCAAACGCCATCGAGTCACCCAGGACGCGCTTTACCTGGAGTGTATCCGCGGGCTGTGCTGCACCGCTGAGGCGCGGCACACGACCCTGGAAATCAGCCGCGTCAACCACGGTTTCGGCCCTGCTGACGGGCACCAAAGAATCCGTTCTCTTTGGCTGCTCTCGTTCGGCGCCACAGGCCCCTGCGGCAATAATGGTGAATGCCGTCAGGCAACGCTTCGAATGCATGGGCGATATCACGCGGAGTGTGGGGGACTCCCCCAACGATGCGAGCGGAGGTGGGTTCCGGAAGAGCCGGGCAGCAGATGGCTGTGAATCACAAGATAAACGGGATATCGTTCTTTGCAAGAATAATCGGCAATAGATTGCCATGGCCCAAAACAGCCGACATGGCATGATGGAGGAGCCCGTA
Proteins encoded in this region:
- a CDS encoding BF3164 family lipoprotein codes for the protein MALIDLPKGAVQARAGRDGQGPSEFRDPGAFIVESVSPPRSWVYDFQNRRLSLLAASADGELAVERSRQFNVGESIEQPVRVGERFIANGLFNDYTLLVIDSAARPVQRIEADQPFPARTMPHAVGRRLLNRSYLTAHPDGGRLALAYQWASRIDFFSADGRRLGSVEGPRPTSAKYTVSGTRFHWDPQGQMAYTGIHSTRRYVYVMFCGCREADDRDQRSQRVHVFRWNGDFVSEIQLDRRVTAFAVSPDDAFLYAAITEPHPAVGEWELPAVLRAGAGT